From Alloacidobacterium dinghuense:
CTTCGTTATGTCTATCTCGCGGAAAAAGATCCGGTTCCGGTTGGTGATTAAGACAGCATTACCGCTCAGGCGGAGATGAATCTCATCCGTGGCTCATAAGTCCATTTCAGATGCCGTCACCGTATCCAGCGTGATTCCGCCATCCTGACTTTCCGTCGAGCGGAACTCACCTCACTCTCAGTCTTCTTTGTTCCAGGTCGTTGAACAAATTCCTCCAATCCGTCGATTATGAAAGCGACAAAGAGGGTCGTCAGGATTAGTACAGCGAAGACGGCGATGGCAATAATGTCAGTCATGTCTCCGCATCCCGCGATCTATCGAGGGTGTTCTTTATCGGGAGTTGTGACAACAGCACCGATCAAGGAGTTGCTGCAAAGAATTCCGGCGTCCAACGACTGAGGCTCATTGATGAGTTCCGAGAGGTGCTCCTGGGGCCGAGATCTCTGCCAGCCATGCGTCATAACGCCGCCGCGAAATTTTCACGGCGGCGCGTACGGTGTGGCCGCCTTCTGCGATATAGGGATGAGGCAGAAGTAGAGATCCCTTTGTACCTGTCTCCACCAATGATGTTGTTAGCGAATCGGATATGGCCTCAGAGTCGAGGTTGGAGGATGCAGTAACTTCATATTCAAATTCAACATGTCCGCTATAGTGAATTCCAAACTGAAAGGTACCGCCGTTTTCAACCAACCTGCCGAGCGCAGGGTCAAGTCGAATCAGGACATCTTGTATCTCTTTGTTATTGACAGGCGCGTCGATGAGGCACCATGTCTCGTCATCGCGGCGCAGGTGGTTCAGCCGTTCAACAATCGAAGGATCTTCCTCGCTGCCATCGAGGTTGCGGTCAATCTCCTGGCGCACACTGTCGATGGACCCGAACAGGAGTATTTTAGAATCGAGAATGGCTAGTGAGCGCACCTCGTCGAAGTCCCTGCGCTCGCGTGCAAACGGCGGAACCGCCAGGATGCTGATACTACGGTAGCGACCGACGGTTGCACCGCCGGCCGCCGCAGATTTATAGATACCCTGTTGATCGAAGTGCCCGTTCGCCAGAAGACTGTGCTCGCTCAGTTCACCCTTTTTGTCAGCAATAGCCACGAAAACGACCTGATGGATGTCGCGCGTGCTGTCGGCGCCGGTCAGGGCAAGAAAATCATTGAAATCGGTGGCACTGTTGTGGGTGAGGACAACAAAGTTGCCGTGACCGCCTGGGGATGATGGAGCAGTGATTCCCGCAACCGACTGAGCACCAGGAGGAATCATAGAAAGAAGCTTACGATCCGTCGACACTGCGAAACTCACGGAGGCGATGAGCGGCAAGAGAGACGCTATTAAGAAGACTTTCTTAGTGGTAAATCGCGGCATACGACCTCCCTTTTACCTGGCCGACGAATCGACGTTGCATGCTGCTATCAACGACGACTTTGGGAATATCCCTTCACGAGAGAGTTAGAAGTGAATCATCAAGCGTTGTGGAGAGAATGGAGGAGGTTGGCTATTTATCGATTACAGACAATTACTCTCGCGACGAGTTAAGAAAATGGGCCCAGAGCCGTTTGGCTCCAGGCACATCAGCAACGAATATCCTCTTCACTTGAATGCGACAACGGTTTGAGTGGCAGCGCGAAGCGAAGCCTCTTGCCGTTGAGCATCCTTTTCCAACTTCGAGACAGAAAACGCTAGATTCATCTGTCCGGAGGTGCAGAGAATTTCGCTGAGGAAGTATTGATCGCCATATTTATGGAAGACCAACTTATTAGTCTTTGTTTTCTCGCCGTCAGCGTTGACAATGCCTATCGCATGAAACTTGTTTTTGTTGACATTTCGAATCTCAACGACATTGGGGTCAATCGAAACAAGCCTGTAAGTTCCAGAGGGGAGTAATTTGCTGGCAACCGTGAAGTCAAATGGGATGTTAGCCTGCACGCCATTCTCTTGGGCCGAGGCGCCAACCGCAGCAAAGCCGGCTAGAAGAATTGTGATTGCGGTGATTCGTTTCATGGGCCTTTCTCCTTTCAACTCTGTGAAGCGTCGTTTTTCTGACTGCCTTCATTCCATAAAGCGCAGTTCAGAGGTGAAAAGGGCAATCGGCTTCAAGGGGAGATTCATCGACAATTGCAATCTGTGGCTCGCGAAGCCTAGCCTAGGGTTAGAAAAAGCGCGGTTTCATCCGCACATGAAAGCGTGACCGCCGGGCCTGTATCCACTGAGATTGCTATGAGCCATCGCCATGCATGCTGCTGACAGTCAAGTTACGCTCCTCTTGCAGGCCATGAGGAAGGGAGACGCATCCGCGGCCGATAAACTGATGCCCCTCGTTTATAAAGAACTTCATCGGTTGGCGAAGTCCTATATGCGACGCGAGCGAACCGACCACACGTTACAACCGACTGCGCTGATCAATGAGGCCTACCTGCGCCTTGCTTACGACGCTGTCGACTGGCAAAATCGCCAGCACTTTGTCGCGGTCGCTGCAAACGTGATGCGTCGCCTACTTGTCGACCACGCACGAACTCGTCAGGCTGAAATGCGAGGAGGAGATCTTCAGCGAGTTGAATTGAACGAAGAAATTGCGATTTCTGCCAAGCACTCAGGTGAGGTGTTGGCTCTGCACGAGGCGCTAAATCTTCTTGCAGAGGTGAATACCAGGCAGGCAAAAGTGGTCGAGCTGCGCTATTTTGCAGGGCTCTCCGTTGAAGAAATAGCGGGAATTCTAAACGTGTCACCCCGAACTGTGAAAAGCGACTGGGCCCTGGCAAGGGTATGGCTGTTCAATGAGATACAGCGGTCTCGTGCCTCGAAACTCGACAAGCAAGGAACCTAGAGGAAATTCAATACCTTCCGTCCACGTCACCGGACTCGACAACGTCGGGTCTTTGTCAATTACCTAAAGAAACTACACCACACTAACGGTGCGAAAACGCTGGCCGTGGCTGTACGCTGCAATCACTATCAGAGCACAGCCGTCTCGCTGTCGAATCTGTTGTCTGCGCTTACTTTGCTAACGAATTCGGGCAGCCGACTCTTCCAGTTCCTCGTGTAGAATTCGTGCACTGCGTTTCCGAGGCTGCGTTGATTCCCTACTCTTCCATGGCAGTAGAGGAGTTGCTCCGTGCTTGCGCTGAATCGAATGACAGTGCGGCTTGGGAAGAGTTCGTTGCGCGTTTTCAACGCGATATTAGTCTGTCAATCATTCGCACAGCTCGCCGATGGGGATTTAGCCCTCCGGAAGTCGTTGACGACCTGGTGCAGGATACGTATCTCAAGCTTTGTGCTGATAAATGCCGCCTTTTGTATGAGTTTGCGATCGCTCATCGTGAGGCCATTAACGGATATGTCAAAACCGTGGCGATTAATGTCGCTCACGACTATTTCAAGTCTCAGCAATCCAGAAAGCGTGGGGGCAAAATCGTCGTGCAAGCGAATGAAGAGTTGGAGCCGAAGGCTGCAAGCGAGAGCCTGGGGGGCCAGAGCACCATGGAGCGCGAGATTCTCCTTCGCCAGATTGACTCATGCCTGCAAAACTGCACGGAAGGACCCAGCCAGGAGAGAGATCGCACCGTCTTCTGGCTTCACTATCGGCAGGGTATGACCGCCAAGGAAATTGCTGCACTACCGACAACAGGGTTAACGGTCAAAGGCGTGGAGAGCGTCATTCTGCGGCTGAAATGCATGATTCGAGAGAAGATAAGAGATCTGCCATCCGGCTCCTCTACCAAGGCTGAGTAGGCTCGGAAGGATTCTGGTCGAGAAAGTCGTCCTCATATAAGGAGAGTTGCTTTTTGGAGCGCCCAGTAGACAAACATCTTGACGACGTTGATATCGAAGATTTCCTGTCGGCATCAGGGGATGCTGTCGTCACGGATGGCCCGGTAACGAGGCAATCTGCGGAAGGCGTTGAAAGACACCTCGATTCTTGCCTGGAATGTAGTCGAAAGGTGCGGATGCATAGAGATGTGCAAGACGTACTGCGGAGCCTAAAAGGTTTACGCACCAGTGGGCCCGATCCGGAGTGCCCTGACACTATTGATTGGACAGCCGTGGCCGCCGGGCTCTTGCCTGCGGCGGAATCCGAGCTGCTCCTCAGACACGCGGCGAATTGTGAGCGTTGCGGAGCGTTATTGAGCGACGCTATGCACGTTCTTTCCGATGAGGTAAGCCCCAATGAAGAGGTTATGCTCACCAGCCTGAAGAGCAACGATCCGTCGTGGCGCAGGTCGATGGCACAGAAGATGAGCAGAGCTGCACAGCCGCCTCTTGAAAGCAAATGGTGGATCCGGATATGGGAAGCTCTCAGACCGCAACTTCTTCCGGTCTCCGTCGCATTGGCGTCCGCTGTGATTGTCGGATGGATTGCATTTCACTTCTTCCTCTCCCATCCTCACCAAGGCCCCGCTGCACCCCTGGCACTTATTGCGTCTGCTTATACTGAACATCGAACATTGGAACTGCGTATTCCCGGAGCGAGCAACGCACCCATCCGCGTGGAACGTGGCACTAGCGGCTCAAACTTGGACAAACCGGAAGATTTGCTTCGAGCTGAAGCCTTGATTGGTGAGGGATTACACAAGAATCCGGACGATACCACGCTACTGGATGCCAAGGCTCGTGCAGATTTGCTTGATAACAACTACGAGGCCGCGATCAAGTCGTTACAGCGAGCACTGGAAACCGAATCTAACTCGGCGCCGCTGAAGATAGATCTAGCCACAGCCTATTTTCTGCGGGCTGAGAAGACAGGTAGAGATGGCGACTACCATTCCGCAGATGAGTACTTAGGCGAGGTCTTAGCTACAACTCCCGACAATAGCGTTGCTCTGTTCAATCGAGCTGTCGTGGCAGAACGCATCTACTTATATGGAGCGGCGGAAGAAGATTGGAAGAAGTTTCTACAGATCGAGACTGATCCGGGATGGCTATCGGAGGGCAAGCATCGATACGAACTGCTGCAGCAGAGAATACAAAAGCAGGAACAAAACAATTCGCGCGCATCGCCGATTCGCGACCCGGCATCCGCCCTATCAGCCCTGCGTTCTCACGCGATTAACCCCAATGACAAAACTTGGCCCCTGCCCCTCGACGAAGCATATCTCGACACAGCTCTAACTGAATGGCTCCCCACAGTTGCCAGCCACAGGCAACTGGCAGAGAAGAAATCATCGACAGAATGGGCTGCTCTGAATGCGCTCTCTGACATCCTGCGTACGCAGCACGGCGATGAATGGCTATCTGATCTCCTCAAAGGTCCGCATTCGTCAGCGTGGGCTGACGGAGCGCTTGAACTCTCCGCGGCCGCGCAAGCGAATGCGCAGGGTGACATGGATGCAGTCATTGCTCATGCCACCCGATCCATGAAGCAATTTCAATTGGCGAGAAATGACGCAGGTGAGGTCGGGGCGAGATACGAATATTTCACTGGCTCGAATCAGTCTCAGTTGGAAGATCGATGCATGTCCATCGGCTCAAGCGGACTCCAAGGGGTGCATCGCCATCATTATGCGTGGTTCGAAACTCAAATCCTGTTTGTGGTCTCGGATTGCTACTTCTTTAAAGGTAATACAGAGCAAGCGATGCTGTACGCAGCACACGCGGTAGCATTGGCTGATCAGGCGCGCTATGCGGTCCTGCAGCTCTGGGGTCAATATTATCTCGATGGTGTCCAGACACCGTGGGTAGCTTCACCCGATTCATGGGCTCGCATCTCGGCTGGCCTTCGTGAGTTCAGCCAGGGGTGGTATCCGCCTGTGAACGGATATGTCTTCTGCGTAGATATGGGCCATGCTGCCGAGTCCAGGGAAATGTGGCAACTGGCAGAAGCCGCAGCTAAAGAAGCTGTACGAATGTCTTCCGGAATAGCTCGCACGTATGAGGCCTTTGCTCATCATTGGCTGGCACGGGTAGCCGAAGCCGCCAATGACACAAAGTTGGCGGAAATAGAGTATGAAAAGGCCAGCGAATTATTCAGCGGGTTGGGGACACGGGAGGCTCGTGCGCTCCTTTTAGAATCTGAAATTGACCGTGCATCTTTGGAAGTAAAGCAAAAGAAATTCGAAGCGGCAGGGGCTCGTCTTGAAAGGGTGAAGGCCGGTCTTTCTTCGGGCAATTATGACTATGCCTATGTTGTTTCGCACTGGGCATCATTGGGGGAACTCCACCTCCGCACAGGTAAACTGCAACTGGCGGAGACCGAACTTCTGGAAGCAGTAAGACTGATCGAAAAGAACGAAGACTCGCTTTCGTCGGAAGCAGATATCCTCACATGGCAACGAGAAACCGCAGGAGTTTATCGCGCTTTGCTGGAAATTTACAGCGAGAATTACCGCGATGGGGCAAAGTCGTTTGGATTTCTGGAGTGGTATCGAGGCGAGCCTCTGTGGCTTGTTGTTCGCTCCAGGCGGCAGCCCGGAGTGCCGTCTATCGCTCAGGGAAAATCTTCTTCAGGCTTGACATCAGTTTTTGCCCCGCGAGAGTACGCGCTTAAACCGGGAGATGCGGTGATAACGTGGGCTTCCCTGCCCAATGGACTCGCTGTGTGGCTGCTGGATAGCAACGGCGTGCATTTCTCCTGGGTAAATGTAAGTGCAGCGTCACTGCTTGCCACTGTTACCAGGTTCACTCGGTTGTGTGCTGATCCCTCATCGGATCCAAATGCAATCGATCGAGATGCCCATCAGTTGTACGACTGGTTGGTTCGGCCCGTGGAGACGAATCTTAAGGGTTCTGCCAGGCTTCTTGTTGAACCGGATGAATCTCTCACTTTCATCCCTTTCCAGGCACTCAAAGCGCCCGATGGCAGATACCTGGGTGACCTTTTGCCAATGGTTGAGTCGCCAGGTCTCGCATACTCGCAAATACTTCGGCCCGCCACAGCCGTGTCAGCGCATAATGCGATTTTGGCTGTGGGCAACCCGCTGTTAACAGACCCGGACCTGACGGAATTTACTCCTCTACCGGAAGCAAATCTGGAGGCTCACGATGTTGCGGCTAAGTTCGATCACCGGCATCTCCTGACGGGTACGGACGCTACCCTGACAAAGGTCAAGGAGATGCTGCCGCAAGTGGAGATCTTTCACTTTGCCGGTCACGCCCTTTCAGGAAATCACGGATCTGGCCTGATACTCGCCCCGGAGGCGGGGAATGCCGATGAGGCAGGATTGCTTGGAGAAACCCAGCTTCGTGGGCTGGAACTGGCAAACCTGAAGCTCGTCGTTCTTTCAGCGTGCGAAACTGCCGTCTCAAACGAGGGCCTGGTGGATCCGAGCAATTTGGCGCGCGTATTTATGCGCGCCGGCGTCCCCGATGTGGTCGCAAGTAAATGGCGCGTCGATTCACAAGCGAGCAGCGATTTGATGCACGACTTTTACACGCACTTGCTGCAAGGACAGGCCGCCTCCAATGCGCTCAAGGAGGCTGAGCATGATCTCAGATCCAAACCGGAGACATCTCATCCATACTATTGGGCAGCGTTTTCCATCTTTGGTGGCTAGCATGAGTCAGCATGCTCTCAAAGCGGAACATACAACTGGGTGCGCTTGAAAATGACCGGTGTGTATCGCAAGATAAAGTTTGCATCGAGAGGCGGGATTGGGGGATAGTGCCGGGCCATCCAAATGACGCACGGGCAGTGCGATGATTTTGCCCGCCCGTACATCATGTAACCCACTCCGATAACCGGGTATTGACGCGGCTTAAAGTCGCCCCAGTCAGATCATGCCACTGAGCGCTCGGCAGGCTGTGCGACTTCTATCGTTCTACTCATCAGATCTGCTATCGTTCTACTCATCAGATCTGCATTTCCACCCAGTAGTTGACATACCAAATTTGCCCAGCGCGTGTCCTGGTTGAATTTGAGTTTCAGGTAGTCACCCCATAGGATTTCATATCCGGTAATTTGTGGGCCGTCTCCTTTATGTGGAGTACCGGGGGTTTTGTGTGGAGTGCCTGGAGTCTTTACGTCGTCACGTGGCATCACCTTTGGCACCACCTCTTGTTTCACTGCATCGTCGATCAGGGAGGTAATAATGTCGAGAGTTTGCGGGAAGTAAATGGCAAGACCATACGGATCGATCGATCCGTCCTCCCCTGCGTCACGATGGTAGAGGATGTACGGGGAGCTCACGAGCACATCGAGGGCGTTCTTTGCCTGATTGGACACGGCGGCGTAATTTTTATTGCGTTCGGGCTCTTCGACGTGTTCCTGGGAGAAAGACTGTGAGAGCTCTTTGCAGAAGACGCCAAAATCAATGTATGTGACCTCATCAGGAGTGCGTGACGCATCACGTGCGCGAAATATCATACTTTTCGCTTTCACATCCGCATCCCATTTTGTGGCAGCGTCCAAGGCATTGACCAACTCTGTCATTGCCTTCACAAGGTCGCTGCTCTTCGACAAATTCATTGAAGACAGGGAAACCCTGGTCTTGCTGCCTTTCTGGGTGTACCTCTCCCGGAATCTGCTTATGATAGCTGCTGACAGAGTGTTGGCATCCATCCCCGGGAATTTGCTCAAGTCGCCCAGGATGGTATCGTAGGGCCAACTTTGGTCGGGCACCACTTCATCCGAAGCAACCACGAGCGACACTGATCCGGCAACTTCGTGACAAATTTCGGTCATCGCCATCAGGCAGGAGTCAAAACCCAACAAGTCAATCTTGAAGTCGACCGCCTTGGGATAATTCTTGAGAAGGTCCTCCTTAGAATATTTCTCGAGAATCTCCTCCTCGGAGTATTTCTTGAGAAGGTCCTCCTTAGAATATTTCTCGAGAATCTTCTCCCGGGAACATTTCTTGGAATAATTCTCGAGAATCTCATCCTTGGAATAATTCTCGAGAATACCCTTGCGAACCACCCCCGCGGAATATTTCTCGAGGATTGTTCCAAGTTCGATGTTTGTCACGTAGAGGTTAGGGTTAGGAACGTTCGGACTCAGTGAGTCTTTCGGCAGAGGATTCTTGTAGAAGTAAAGGTGGTCAAGACCAGCGCCATGTCCCCAGAGAATAAGAGCAATCCTCTGTCTTTCTGGAGGCGTCGCCGTCGATCCCTCTGGCGTTGCCGTCGATACGTGAGGCATTGCGGTCGGTAACTTACCCGCTGCCTCCTCCAAGCTGAGGAAATCCTTTAACCGTTGCGCCCGGTTTATGTTTACATAGTTCTTGTCCGCTTCCCAAACCAGTTGTTTCTTGCCCCCGACGCATCTGTAGCGAGACCCCTGCCCGGGGCTGGGCCCATCGAGTTGGACAACAATATCAACATTGTTCAGTGAACTAGCATCGGTTAACTGACGCAGGCTGACCAGAGCGTCATCGTAGAGCGTGTTGTCAGCGGAAATATAGACGAGCATCTTCCAAGGTTGATCCATTTCTTACCTCACATGGTTTTCCCTTATGTCTCACTTAAACGACCTCACAGAGCAAAAGCCTGTACTGGCTTAAGAATTATTCGGCTATAAGAGCCTGATGTCCACGCGCAGTGCTTCTTTTGTTAGGCGACAGTGTGGAGTTCTGGATAGCCTGGGCATCAACGCGCCATCTCAGGATCAGATCATTACACCAGCGCGAAAAGGTTTTTTCGACCATCTGTCGTCTGCAGAGTCAGAGATGATGCGCCGAATAGAAACTTCGCACAGCGCATACATTCAGGGCCAACGGAAGGTCAACAATCCAAAGATAAGGGCCTTCATAAGTCTTTAGCCGGTCGGATTAGAAGTATGGCATCTCAGAGACACTTGGTGGAGAAGTTATTTGAGGGGGCTCTCGCGCTCAAGGCCACGGAGCGATGTGCCTTCCTCGATGAGGCATGCAATGGCAATCCTGAGTTGAGGAGGATGGTTGAAGACCTTCTGGCTGATGACGCCAGGGCGGGCAGTTTTCTCCAGCATGCGCCGTTGGAATTTCTTGGGGTGGCAGACGAGAACCCTCACACTAAGAACGGTAATGCGTCGTCAGGCAGCGCTCCTGCTGGTAGATTTTCCCCGGGCCGAGTGCTCCTCGGTCGTTTCGTAATTGTTCGTTTCCTTGCCAAGGGCGGAATGGGGGAAGTCTATGAGGCGGAGGACAGATTTCTACATGGTGCGCATGTAGCCCTGAAGACGATTCTTCCTCACATGGCCGATGATCCTGGTCTGCAAGAGCGTTTCGCGCGTGAAGTCGTGCTCGCGAGGGAAGTGATCCATCCGAACCTCTGCCCCATATACGACATCTTTCATTGTGACGAGCAACAGTCAGGCTGCATGTTCCTGACCATGAAGCTGCTAAAGGGTGAGACCCTTGCGGAACGATTGAAAAGGCGTGGTGCGATATCGCTTGACGAGGGACTCGCAATCCTGAGGCAGATTGTTGCCGGGTTAGCAGCCATCCATGCGGCTGGGATCGTTCACCGTGACATAAAGCCGAACAATATCATGCTCGACGGGACGGGTCCGGACGTGCGGTTATGTATCACTGATTTTGGTCTGGCGAGGGCATTGGAGTCCGAGCTAACTGTTTTAAACGGCGGAGCAGTCATTGGGACACCCGACTATATGGCGCCGGAACTATTTCTTGGCCAGCCACCAACTCAGGGCACTGATCTCTATGCACTCGGTGTCGTTCTGCACGAAGTATTCACAGGTAGAAAGCCGACGATCGCCCCCGACATGTCTCTTGTTGCGGTGCGTCAATTGAACGGCTCAAATCTGCCTCTATACTGTGTCCAGCTAATCCGGCACTGCCTGGATCGTGATCCCGTGCGCAGGTGTGAGGCTTTTAAGCGCGCTTTCGATCTTCTGGTTCCCAACTCTGTTCGCGATGGCCCGATTCACGGAACAAGCGAGGTGCGGAGACGAAGCAGCTTCGCTGGCACAACTCCAACCATTTGCGTAATCGGGGTTGGATCATGGTTGGAATGGGAGCAATTCGAAAGCCTGCTTCATCCCCTGTCACTGAGAAGTTTTGTTGCTCCATTGAGCTTGCCAAAGACATGCGATGCCCGAATGACACCTGCCTTGACAGGAGTTCTTGGCGCAATCGAACGCGAGCTCTCGCGTCTTGATGAATTTGATCGTGATCTCGTCGAGTCTGGATCTGAAGATGTGAACCCGGATGCTCAGGATCCGTTATAAGAAGAGCACAGCGATATGCTCGACGATTTCCTGGACGATCATTGCATAGAGCGACCGAACAAACAGATGAGATCAGGCGTAACTTGCGTATTGTATTTCCCCAATACTTGCGTCATTTCCACGCCGCGAAATTTCTCAGAACTACTTGCATTCACCTGGTCTGGGAGTATGCTTCTCCTCAACGGAAGAGAGATCTTCCAGCGGGAGAGAGCAGACAACGACCATTAGGAGAACCGGCGACGGATCTCGCGAAGCGACTGGGCAACTGGAAGCTTTGAATGGAGCCGAAGAAGCTCTTACAACGGATAGCGCGACGGGAAAGTGAGGAAAGCGCGGGCCTCAAGGTTCGCAGGTTCTGAACGTTTCCGAAGCGACAATCGGTTGTCGTCTGGAGGCCGAACCAGATCTTCAAAAAAATCGGAAAAGAAGGGGCGAAATCCCGAAAGGGAATCGCCCCTTCGCTTTAGATCCAGAGAGGGTGAACGAATTCCCCTCTGCATTTTCAAAGGCACCGCATCCACTATTTTGCGGCTGGTTTCTCAAGATGCCCACCGAATGCGAAGCGCATGGCGGAGAGAAGTTTGTCGGAGTAGTCTGCAAGTCCGCGTGAGCTGAATCGTTCGTAGAGCGCGGCGGTGAGTACGTGCGCAGGAACTCCCTCATCGATGGCGGCCTTTACTGTCCAGCGGCCCTCGCCGGAATCTGAGACTCGGCCACCAAACTTCGAGAGTTCAGGATCGCCGTGAAGCGCCGATGCGGTCAGGTCGAGCAGCCAGGAAGCAATGACACTGCCGCGCCGCCACACTTCGGCGACATCCGGCATATTGAAATCGTATTGATAGTGGTCGGGGTCGCGCAGAGGCGTTGTCTCGGCATCGATCTCGTGGGTATCTTTGCCAACATTGGCGGCTTTCAGAATGCCGAGGCCTTCAGCGTACGCCGCCATGATGCCGTACTCGATGCCGTTGTGCACCATCTTGACGAAGTGGCCACCACCGCTTTCTCCGCAGTACAAGTAGCCCTGTTCGGCTTGGGTCGGCTCGCCTTCGCGGCCCGGGGTCCGTGGAGTGTCTCCGATACCAGGTGCTATGGCCTTGAAAATCGGGTCAAGATGCTCAACGACTTCCTTGTGGCCGCCGATCATCATGCAGTATCCACGCTCCAGGCCCCACACTCCGCCGCTCGTTCCCACGTCGACGTAATTGATGCCCTTCGGCGCGAGTTCTTTGGCGCGGCGGATATCGTCGATGTAGTAAGAGTTGCCTCCATCGATAAGGATGTCGCCTTTTTGCAGATGAGGAACAATCTCTGCGATCGTGTCATCGACGACTGCCGCAGGAATCATCAGCCAAATCGCGCGCGGCGTTGTCAATTTGTTTACGAAGTCGGCCAGCGACGACGAGCCGCCCACTCCCTTTTCCTTTGCCAGATCTTCAACAGCCTTGGCTGACCTGTCGAACACGACACATTCGTGTCCGTTACGGGCGAGGCGGCGAACCATGTTCGCTCCCATTCTTCCGAGTCCCACCATTCCAAGTTGCATAGTGCTCCTTTTCAAGTATTTCGCGATGCGCTAATCCGAAGGGTGATCGACCTCTGTAAGATAGCCTACTACTTTTAGAAACACATGAATCGCACAGCGCAGGCCGGATCAGGTCTAAGGTCGACCTCACTTATTGGGCTTAGACGCTGCAGCAACCTTAGACGATGCAGCAACTCATCCGGTTACGAGAGATCGGTCTCGACGAATCGGACATTTAAGCGGAAAATGATGTGGCTGTACAACGGAGGGTTGAATGGCGCAAGCAACGTGTCCCCATGTCAAGGATCACGAGAAGAAGGTGAAACCTGGCAGCAAAGGATGTGAAGAATGCCTGAAGACCGGCGATAGCTGGGTTCATTTGCGCATGTGCATGGAATGCGGCCACGTCGGCTGCTGTGACTCATCCAAAAACCGCCACGCCCGAGCGCACTTTCACACGACGCAGCACCCTATTATCAAGTCGGCTGAACGAGGCGAAAACTGGCGATGGTGCTACATCGACGACATGTATCTGCAGTAGGGATGCCGCCATGGGCAAGATCAGAGAGTACGAAGGCAAGGACATCACTATTCTGTATGACGTGGCTCGCTGTTACCATGCCACGGAGTGCATTCACGGCGCGCCGGCGGTCTTCAAAAAGGATGCCCGGCCGTGGGTCCATCCGGATGGCGAAGATGCCGCCAAAACG
This genomic window contains:
- the gnd gene encoding phosphogluconate dehydrogenase (NAD(+)-dependent, decarboxylating) — translated: MQLGMVGLGRMGANMVRRLARNGHECVVFDRSAKAVEDLAKEKGVGGSSSLADFVNKLTTPRAIWLMIPAAVVDDTIAEIVPHLQKGDILIDGGNSYYIDDIRRAKELAPKGINYVDVGTSGGVWGLERGYCMMIGGHKEVVEHLDPIFKAIAPGIGDTPRTPGREGEPTQAEQGYLYCGESGGGHFVKMVHNGIEYGIMAAYAEGLGILKAANVGKDTHEIDAETTPLRDPDHYQYDFNMPDVAEVWRRGSVIASWLLDLTASALHGDPELSKFGGRVSDSGEGRWTVKAAIDEGVPAHVLTAALYERFSSRGLADYSDKLLSAMRFAFGGHLEKPAAK
- a CDS encoding UBP-type zinc finger domain-containing protein → MAQATCPHVKDHEKKVKPGSKGCEECLKTGDSWVHLRMCMECGHVGCCDSSKNRHARAHFHTTQHPIIKSAERGENWRWCYIDDMYLQ